The DNA region ATTCCTTAGCTTTATAACTATATTGACACAGGCATCGACACATAAGCCTTCGGGAGTGCGCAAACTCAGGATAAACTCATCGCCTACCTTATGACCTGCTTCACAAAATCCTTTAATGCTTACAACGGTCGCCTTTATTACAGGCCCCCGTGCATTTCTTCCTTTTTTTTCCTTGCTATCAGCCATTTTTATCTCCTTTCTTTAGTTGATAGATACAGAGCAGCATGTTTTTGCATAATGTATCTCGAGCCCTAATTCTTTGGCAATGT from Candidatus Schekmanbacteria bacterium includes:
- a CDS encoding TIGR04076 family protein, producing the protein MADSKEKKGRNARGPVIKATVVSIKGFCEAGHKVGDEFILSLRTPEGLCVDACVNIVIKLRNMLFKKDEFFKDKNKKVRVNCPDLQNYVEFELERIED